TTACTTGGCCTGCTCAATTTCCTGCACGGCTTTGTCAATAGCCTGCTGGGCTTGCTGCACGTTGGGGCCAGTAGTTTTGCGCTGCTTTACACTTTGCAACAAGCCAATCAGGGGCTCGGCAGCACCCTGAGGCTTAAACTGGATAGCCAGTTCTTTTACCCGCTCGACACCCTGGCTGAAGTTAGTCGGGTCGTCGAGGCGTACGAGCATGTTGGAGAGGCCTTCGAGCAGGCCGAAACGGCCTTGCAGCGGGGCCGCGTCGAACTTGTCGCGCACAAAATTCCACTGGGCGTCGCCGCCCTGGGCCGCGTACACGCCGATAACGGCGGCCAGCATATTCTGATTTTCCGTCGTTTCCAGGCTCTTAGCTTGGGCCAAAGCCTTGGCCGGAGCTACGACGGCCAGGCCGCTCAGGGCCGCTCCGCTCACCTGATACGACTCATTTTTAAGCTGCTGGGTAAAGAGCTTCGCGTCCTTTTTATCCTTGAGCTTAGCCAGGGCATCCAGGGCGTTGGCGCGCACCGAGTTCTGCGGGTCGGTGGCGGCCAGCTTGCGTAGCGCCGGCGCTGCGGCTTTGGCTGTGGCCTTGTTTTCTAGGTTTAGGGCCGTAATGGCTACGGAGCGCAGGTTGTAGAACTTGTCCGACATAGCCTTCACCAGCAACGTGCGGGCCGCGGCATCGTCCTGCTTATCCTTGGCAGCCATAATAGCCTCGCGCCGGTCCGAGAACAGCGGGGCGTGGCTGTACTGGTACACGTATTCCGACAACGGCTTATTGTCCTTTTTGAGCCATACCGTGAGCTTGGTGGCATCCACGTTAACCAGATCGGGCTTGGCGCTGGCCGCAAACTGAAAGGTTTCGGTGGCCTGGCGCATCATCACCATGTGGCGCTCGGGCTTGCCGTTCACGTACACATCCACGGCCAGGGGCAGCTGAAATACGGGGCCTTCCTGGGTTTGCTTCAGCGTCACGCTCTGCACCTTTTTGGCCGCGTCCCAGCTGTAGTCAATCGTGACTTCGGGGTGGCCGGCACCGTAGTACCACTGGTTGAAAAACCAGTTCAGGTCGCGGCCCGAGGCGGCTTCCATGGCCAGGCGCAGCTGGTGGGCTTCGCCGTTGCCGAGGGCGTTTTGCTTCAGGTACTGATTCAGGCCGGCGAAGTACACGTCGTCGCCGAGGTAGGTTCGCAGCATGTCCTGAATGGCCCCGCCCTTCTGGTAGGTCACTCCATCAAACATTTCCTCTTTGTCGCCATAATGGAAGCGCACGAGGTTTTTGCTGTAATTATTGGGGTTGTTGAGGTAGTTGCGGATGTACTGGGCACGGTGGGCGTCGGCGGCTTCCTTACCGTACTTGTGCTCGGCCCACAGTGCCTCGCTCATGTCGGCCATCGACTCGTTCACGGTCAGGTTGCTCCAGCTTTCGGCCGTCACGTAGTCGCCAAACCACTGGTGAAACAGCTCGTGGGCAATGACGGACTGGTTGTTGGCGTACTCCCGGTCGAGCAGTTCGCGGGCATTCATCTGCAAAAATTCGCCGTGCAGGGTGGCCGTGGTGTTTTCCATGGCCCCGCTAACGTAGTCGCGGGCCACAATCTGGGCGTACTTGTTCCAAGGGAAATCCACGCCGAGGCGCTTGGAAAAGAACTCCATCATTTCGGGCGTGTCGCCGAAAATCTGCTTGGCGAAGGGCGCGTACTTGGGCTCCAGATAATAGGTTACCGGCTTGTCGCGCCACTTGTCCTCGTAGATTTTGAAGTCGCCCACGGCCATCATAAACAGGTAGGGGGCGTGGGGCATTTCCATCTTCCAGGTGTCGGTGCGCAGCCCGGTGCCGGCCGGCGTAGAACCCGTCATGCGCCCGTTGCTGAGCGTGACATACTTGGCGGGCACCGTCATGCTGATTTCGGAAGTCGTCTTCTGGTTGGGCCGGTCGATGGTCGGAAACCAGGCCGAGGAAGCTTCCGTCTCGCCCTGGGTCCAGATCTGCACGGGCTTGCCCTTGGTGGCGCTGTCGGGGTTGATGAAGTACAGGCCCTTAGCGTCGGTAATGGCCGCGCTGCCTTTCACCTTGAGCTCGTCGGGCTTGGCCGTGTACTCGATATACACGGTGTAGGGCGTGCCCACCGGCATCGTCCGGCCCAGCTGAATCCGCAGGTTATTCTGGTCGGCGTAGTCGTACTTGAGCGGGGTCTGGGTTGTGCCGTCTACTAAAGCCACCGTCTTAATATCGAAGCCCTTGGCATCGAGGCGCAGGGAATCGGTGGCGTAGGCGTAGGGCTTGAGCGTAAGCCAGGCCTTGCCGTTGAGGTGGCGCTTGGCGTAGTCGAAGCCGACATCCAGCTTGGTGTGCACCAGCGCATTGATTTTCGTGTCAGTGGCGCGGTAGGGGAGTTCGGGTTCGGCAGCGGCCGTTGGGCGGGGCGCTTGCTGGGCCCAGCTGGCCGTAGCGGCCAATAAGCTGACGCTTAGAATCAGGGTTTTCTTCACGGGGAGCAGGAAAGGGGAGAGTGTGGTTCCGGCGTGAAAGTAACCGTTCGGGCTCTAATGGCTGCTTGCAGCCCTCCTTTTACCCCAGCCCGCACTGCTTTTTATACAAGCCCGGCGTGATGCCCTCGTACTTTTTAAAGATGGTCTGAAAATAAGCTGGGTTGTTGAAGCCGGCCCGAAAGCAGACGTCGGCCACCGTGGCTACGGGGTTGCGTAAGAGGCGTTTGGCTTCGGCCAGCCGCTCTTGGATAATGTACTCGACTGGCGTGAGGCCGAATTCACGCTTGAACAGGCGGAAAAACGTGGCTTTGCTCATGCAGGCCAGCTCACTGAGTTTGTCCACGGTAATCTGCTCGGTGAAGTGGCGCTTGATGTACTGTACCACCTGGGCAAAGCGGTGGGAAGTCAGGTGCTGGGCGTA
Above is a genomic segment from Hymenobacter cellulosivorans containing:
- a CDS encoding M1 family metallopeptidase, giving the protein MKKTLILSVSLLAATASWAQQAPRPTAAAEPELPYRATDTKINALVHTKLDVGFDYAKRHLNGKAWLTLKPYAYATDSLRLDAKGFDIKTVALVDGTTQTPLKYDYADQNNLRIQLGRTMPVGTPYTVYIEYTAKPDELKVKGSAAITDAKGLYFINPDSATKGKPVQIWTQGETEASSAWFPTIDRPNQKTTSEISMTVPAKYVTLSNGRMTGSTPAGTGLRTDTWKMEMPHAPYLFMMAVGDFKIYEDKWRDKPVTYYLEPKYAPFAKQIFGDTPEMMEFFSKRLGVDFPWNKYAQIVARDYVSGAMENTTATLHGEFLQMNARELLDREYANNQSVIAHELFHQWFGDYVTAESWSNLTVNESMADMSEALWAEHKYGKEAADAHRAQYIRNYLNNPNNYSKNLVRFHYGDKEEMFDGVTYQKGGAIQDMLRTYLGDDVYFAGLNQYLKQNALGNGEAHQLRLAMEAASGRDLNWFFNQWYYGAGHPEVTIDYSWDAAKKVQSVTLKQTQEGPVFQLPLAVDVYVNGKPERHMVMMRQATETFQFAASAKPDLVNVDATKLTVWLKKDNKPLSEYVYQYSHAPLFSDRREAIMAAKDKQDDAAARTLLVKAMSDKFYNLRSVAITALNLENKATAKAAAPALRKLAATDPQNSVRANALDALAKLKDKKDAKLFTQQLKNESYQVSGAALSGLAVVAPAKALAQAKSLETTENQNMLAAVIGVYAAQGGDAQWNFVRDKFDAAPLQGRFGLLEGLSNMLVRLDDPTNFSQGVERVKELAIQFKPQGAAEPLIGLLQSVKQRKTTGPNVQQAQQAIDKAVQEIEQAK